From Candidatus Eisenbacteria bacterium:
AGTATTCGGGCGCTGCGGGAGCCGGAAGGCTCCGGACCGCGGCTGTATCGTATTCTGTGGCTTGGCTTTCCAGCGTAGATCGACCCGCGGGAGCCCCGGCGAGGGACACTGCGGCGGCGCCGGTGCTGGGGGATCGTCCAACGGCAGGACATGCGGCTCTGGACCGTAGAATCTAGGTTCGAATCCTAGTCCCCCAGCCAACATGCCACGCCCGTCCGGCCCGCGCCGGGCGGGCTTTCGCGTGACATGCGCCGGACGTGCGGGTCGGCCCCGGGCCCCGGGGTCAATTTCGGCATCCGGGGCGCGGATGTTGAGCCCGCTTCCGGCGCCCCCAGCGACCCGCTCCCCGGGGGCGAATGTCTTGCGTGGCTTGGGTTTGGCCCCCGAATCGGGCGCAGAATCCTCTTGCGCGCGGTGCCGGGAATGGCCTAGTATTTTCGAGTTCCGATCGCCTCGGAATCGGCCTGTGCGTCCAAAGTCTGTGGCGCTATCGTCTAGTGGTCAGGACGGGTGGTTCTCAGCCATCAAACCGGGGTTCGACTCCCCGTAGCGCTACCAATCTTCAAGGGCCCGGCGGGTGCCGGGCCCGCTTGTTTTCCTCCCGGACGGGGCTATGCTGCCCGGGGCCTGAGCGCACCGGCCGCGATTCGCCAGCGGACGTGCCCCGCGTGACCATCTCCGCATCGAACCGAAAGGAACCATGGCGGACCTCATCCAGATCCAGGACCCGGGAGAGTCGGGCACGCTGCGGCCGCTGCTGCGCCCGCTCGAGGTCACGGCGGTGCAGGACCAGGGTCGCGACCTGCTGGTGCTCGCCGATCCGCTCCACGTGGTGGAGGACGCGGTGGTGCTGCCGGTGGAGTACCTGCCGCTGCTCGAGCTGCTGGACGGCTCGCGCACCGTGGAGCAGCTCGCGGCGTTCGTGCTGAAGGAGACCGGGGACCTGCAGGTCGGCGGGCTGCTGCGCCAGCTGGTGGGCCGGCTGGACGAGTTGCTGCTGCTGGACTCGCCGCGCTTCCAGGACGCCTGGCGGCGCCTCCAGCGGGAGTACCGGGGCCTGCCGGTGCGGGCGGCCGCGCTCGCGGGGATCAGCTACCCGGAGGAGCCCGCCGAACTGCGCGCGCACCTGGCCGGCCTCCGCGAGGAGGCCCTGAAGTTCCGGCCCGCGGAAGCGGACCACGCGCCCGCCGACGCGCTGGTGTCGCCGCACATCGACCCGCGGCGCGGCGGGCCGGCCATGGCGCTGGCCTACCTCTCCTGGGAGGACGCGGCCCCCAGGCTGATCGTGCCCGGCGGGGACCACCGCGAGCCCGACGTGGTGGCCGCGTTCGGCACCGGGCATGCCGTGCTGGGCAGCCTGGTGGTGCCTACGCGCAAGGACTTCGAGACGCCGCTGGGGACAGTCCCGACGTGCGTACCCGTGGTGGACGCCCTGGCCGCGGAATTCGGCGACGAGGTGTTCGCCGAGGAGATCGCGCACCGCGACGAGCACTCGCTGGAGTTCCAGGCGCTGTTCCTGGCCTCGCTGATGGAGCGCGGGGCTCGATTCGAGATGGTGCCGCTGCTGTGCGGACCGTTCTCGGGCTTCCTGGAGGCCGGCAGAAGGCCCTCGGACGACGAGGTGGTGAACCACTTCGTGGACACGCTCCGGGGCGCGCTCAAGGCTACCGGTCGGCGGGTGCGCTTCCTGGCGGGCGTGGATCTCTCGCACGTCGGCATGCGCTTCGGGGATGACTGGAAGCCCACCGAGGACAACCTGGTGCGGCTGGAGGAGAGCGACCGCGCCCTGGTGGACGCGGCGCTGACCGGGGACGCCGAGCAGTGGTTCGACGCGGTGGCGAGGGAGCGCAACCGCACGCAGGTGTGCGGCTTCTCCGCG
This genomic window contains:
- the amrB gene encoding AmmeMemoRadiSam system protein B, translated to MADLIQIQDPGESGTLRPLLRPLEVTAVQDQGRDLLVLADPLHVVEDAVVLPVEYLPLLELLDGSRTVEQLAAFVLKETGDLQVGGLLRQLVGRLDELLLLDSPRFQDAWRRLQREYRGLPVRAAALAGISYPEEPAELRAHLAGLREEALKFRPAEADHAPADALVSPHIDPRRGGPAMALAYLSWEDAAPRLIVPGGDHREPDVVAAFGTGHAVLGSLVVPTRKDFETPLGTVPTCVPVVDALAAEFGDEVFAEEIAHRDEHSLEFQALFLASLMERGARFEMVPLLCGPFSGFLEAGRRPSDDEVVNHFVDTLRGALKATGRRVRFLAGVDLSHVGMRFGDDWKPTEDNLVRLEESDRALVDAALTGDAEQWFDAVARERNRTQVCGFSAIYLMLRVMGGGRGRLLRYEQSPEEDSASVVTYAAIAFEADGRA